A genomic segment from Epinephelus fuscoguttatus linkage group LG17, E.fuscoguttatus.final_Chr_v1 encodes:
- the sgce gene encoding epsilon-sarcoglycan isoform X5, translating into MMCTMSARAVAVWLGTVVTILSRSHADRNVYPSAGVLFVHVLEREYFKGEFPPYPKSALSTGDAGNDPITFNTNLMGYPDRPGWLRYIQRTQHSDGVLYGSPTAEHVGKPSVIEITAYNRRTFETARHNLIINIMATEEFPLPYQAEFYIKNMNVEEMLASEVLGDFLGAVKNVWQPERLNAINITSALDRGGRVPLPINNLKEGVYVMVGADVPFSSCLREVESPHNQLRCSQEMEPAISCDKKFRAQFHIDWCKISLVDINKVAPVYITRPDPGTGILPEFGEYNPPSESLQGRNYFSDFLVTLAVPSAVALVLFFILGYTMCCRREGVEKRNMQTPDIQLVHHSSIQKSAKELRSMSKNREISWPLSTLPVFNPVSGEVVPPIHPDNYETTSMPLMQTQTNLQNQITIPQQRPSGKWYS; encoded by the exons TGGTCACCATCTTGTCAAGATCGCACGCAGACCGTAACGTCTACCCATCTGCAGGAGTGCTGTTTGTCCATGTTCTGGAGAGGGAGTATTTCAAAGGAGAGTTTCCTCCCTACCCAAAATCAG CTCTGTCTACAGGCGATGCCGGCAACGACCCGATCACTTTCAACACCAACCTGATGGGCTACCCCGACAGGCCGGGCTGGCTGCGTTACATCCAGAGGACCCAGCACAGCGATGGAGTGCTCTACGGCTCCCCCACTGCAGAGCATGTTGGCAAGCCCTCCGTCATAGAG ATTACTGCCTATAACAGACGCACTTTCGAGACAGCACGGCACAACTTGATCATAAACATCATGGCCACAGAAG AGTTCCCTCTGCCCTACCAGGCGGAGTTTTATatcaaaaacatgaatgtgGAGGAGATGCTAGCCAGCGAGGTGCTGGGGGACTTCCTTGGAGCGGTAAAGAACGTATGGCAGCCTGAGCGCCTCAACGCTATCAACATCACCTCAGCTCTGGACCGTGGCGGCCGTGTGCCCCTGCCCATTAACAACCTTAAAGAAGG AGTGTACGTGATGGTCGGCGCCGATGTTCCCTTCTCTTCGTGCCTGCGGGAGGTGGAAAGCCCACATAACCAGCTGCGCTGCAGTCAGGAGATGGAGCCTGCCATCAGCTGTGACAAGAAGTTCAGAGCCCAGTTTCACATTGATTGGTGTAAGATCTCTCTG GTTGACATCAACAAAGTGGCCCCGGTATACATTACCCGTCCCGACCCAGGCACCGGGATCCTGCCTGAATTCGGGGAATACAACCCCCCCTCTGAGTCCCTGCAGGGCCGCAACTACTTTTCAGACTTCCTTGTCACACTGGCTGTTCCCTCCGCTGTGGCACTAgtcctcttcttcatcctcgGCTACACTATGTGCTGCCGGCGGGAAGGGGT ggaaaaaagaaacatgcaaacacCAGA CATCCAGCTGGTTCACCACAGCTCAATCCAGAAGTCCGCCAAGGAGCTGCGGAGCATGTCTAAGAACCGTGAGATTTCCTGGCCCCTCTCCACCCTGCCCGTCTTTAACCCGGTCAGTGGCGAGGTGGTGCCGCCCATCCACCCGGACAACTACGAGACCACCAGCATGCCCCTCATGCAGACACAGAC GAATCTGCAAAACCAGATTACGATACCACAGCAGCGGCCATCAG GTAAATGGTATTCCTGA
- the sgce gene encoding epsilon-sarcoglycan isoform X3: protein MMCTMSARAVAVWLGTVVTILSRSHADRNVYPSAGVLFVHVLEREYFKGEFPPYPKSALSTGDAGNDPITFNTNLMGYPDRPGWLRYIQRTQHSDGVLYGSPTAEHVGKPSVIEITAYNRRTFETARHNLIINIMATEEFPLPYQAEFYIKNMNVEEMLASEVLGDFLGAVKNVWQPERLNAINITSALDRGGRVPLPINNLKEGVYVMVGADVPFSSCLREVESPHNQLRCSQEMEPAISCDKKFRAQFHIDWCKISLVDINKVAPVYITRPDPGTGILPEFGEYNPPSESLQGRNYFSDFLVTLAVPSAVALVLFFILGYTMCCRREGVIQLVHHSSIQKSAKELRSMSKNREISWPLSTLPVFNPVSGEVVPPIHPDNYETTSMPLMQTQTNLQNQITIPQQRPSGDNYVMSTFRRLEVNGIPEERKVAEALNL from the exons TGGTCACCATCTTGTCAAGATCGCACGCAGACCGTAACGTCTACCCATCTGCAGGAGTGCTGTTTGTCCATGTTCTGGAGAGGGAGTATTTCAAAGGAGAGTTTCCTCCCTACCCAAAATCAG CTCTGTCTACAGGCGATGCCGGCAACGACCCGATCACTTTCAACACCAACCTGATGGGCTACCCCGACAGGCCGGGCTGGCTGCGTTACATCCAGAGGACCCAGCACAGCGATGGAGTGCTCTACGGCTCCCCCACTGCAGAGCATGTTGGCAAGCCCTCCGTCATAGAG ATTACTGCCTATAACAGACGCACTTTCGAGACAGCACGGCACAACTTGATCATAAACATCATGGCCACAGAAG AGTTCCCTCTGCCCTACCAGGCGGAGTTTTATatcaaaaacatgaatgtgGAGGAGATGCTAGCCAGCGAGGTGCTGGGGGACTTCCTTGGAGCGGTAAAGAACGTATGGCAGCCTGAGCGCCTCAACGCTATCAACATCACCTCAGCTCTGGACCGTGGCGGCCGTGTGCCCCTGCCCATTAACAACCTTAAAGAAGG AGTGTACGTGATGGTCGGCGCCGATGTTCCCTTCTCTTCGTGCCTGCGGGAGGTGGAAAGCCCACATAACCAGCTGCGCTGCAGTCAGGAGATGGAGCCTGCCATCAGCTGTGACAAGAAGTTCAGAGCCCAGTTTCACATTGATTGGTGTAAGATCTCTCTG GTTGACATCAACAAAGTGGCCCCGGTATACATTACCCGTCCCGACCCAGGCACCGGGATCCTGCCTGAATTCGGGGAATACAACCCCCCCTCTGAGTCCCTGCAGGGCCGCAACTACTTTTCAGACTTCCTTGTCACACTGGCTGTTCCCTCCGCTGTGGCACTAgtcctcttcttcatcctcgGCTACACTATGTGCTGCCGGCGGGAAGGGGT CATCCAGCTGGTTCACCACAGCTCAATCCAGAAGTCCGCCAAGGAGCTGCGGAGCATGTCTAAGAACCGTGAGATTTCCTGGCCCCTCTCCACCCTGCCCGTCTTTAACCCGGTCAGTGGCGAGGTGGTGCCGCCCATCCACCCGGACAACTACGAGACCACCAGCATGCCCCTCATGCAGACACAGAC GAATCTGCAAAACCAGATTACGATACCACAGCAGCGGCCATCAG GAGATAATTATGTCATGTCAACATTTCGGAGGCTGGAG GTAAATGGTATTCCTGAGGAGAGGAAGGTGGCTGAAGCACTGAATTTGTGA
- the casd1 gene encoding N-acetylneuraminate 9-O-acetyltransferase: MEKEAVSHEAERAEGAQGGAPPLGCTGACCHGGAKMAVLAYSLGKREINQHFTIKNAKLISLVVVILLIVFHTASRYYGGGDSCEWLLSKGRYLGENVWQPYGCMMHKYKSIEAKTCLAKKQVAFIGDSRIRQLFYSFIKIIDPAQREDGNKHEDISFDDERSSVNVKFLWYPEANNSMKERLISWTYEGSAKPDVVILGAATWSIKLHSGSSESLQKYKLNLTTIAVHLDKLAEHGEVYWVLQDPVNEEVLSESRKVITNSQLEMYNDAAVDVLNSSKRYGRSRVKLLAASRQAALETISQSVDGLHLPESTRNVGAMVLMNSLCNKIIRPIDGSCCQTLPPPNHLQKLSACIFVGSALVLIVLAILGNNRHRRPVPPDVESLEEKKPTTAAVLQGPKAPLQALCRMGIIMAYFYICDRADVFMKEQKFYTHSSFFIPLIYILILGVFYNENTKETKLLNREQTDEWKGWMQLVILIYHISGASAFVPVYMHVRVLVAAYLFQTGYGHFSFFWLKGDFGLYRVCQVLFRLNFLVLVLCMVMDRPYQAYYFVPLVTFWFVTIYATLAMWPQILQKKANSSGLWHLGVLAKLLGLLLVICVFAYSQGFFERVFSVWPISMLFELDGSIHEWWFRWKLDRFAVIHGMLFAFIYLVLQKRQVLSEGKGEALFSAKISNLLLFLSVVSFITYSIWASSCKTKTECNEMHPFISVVQILAFILIRNIPGYARSVYSSFFAWFGKISLELFICQYHIWLAADTRGILVLIPGNPSLNIMVSTFIFVCVAHEISLITNELAQVVIPKDSMALLKRLGAAGLFGVLVLLLARSSQPTHGA, translated from the exons ATGGAGAAGGAGGCGGTGTCGCATGAGGCAGAGCGGGCCGAGGGTGCGCAGGGAGGAGCGCCGCCGTTAGGCTGCACAGGTGCTTGTTGTCATGGAGGAGCAAAGATGGCGGTCCTGGCCTATAGCCTGGGCAAACGCGAAATAAATCAACATTTCACCATCAAAAACGCCAAACTGATATCGCTAGTAGTCGTCATCTTACTCATCGTGTTCCACACTGCTTCGCGGTACTATGGAG GCGGAGACTCATGTGAATGGCTGCTGTCCAAAGGACGTTATTTGGGGGAGAACGTGTGGCAGCCTTATGGCTGCATGATGCACAAATACAAGAGCAT TGAAGCCAAAACCTGCCTTGCTAAAAAGCAAGTGGCCTTTATTGGTGATTCACGAATCAGGCAGTTGTTTTACTCCTTCATCAAAATTATTGATCCTGCGCAAAGAGAAGATGGAAACAAG CACGAGGACATTTCCTTTGATGATGAGAGATCCTCTGTTAATGTG AAATTCCTGTGGTATCCGGAGGCAAATAATTCTATGAAGGAGCGCTTGATATCATGGACATAC GAAGGTTCAGCAAAGCCAGATGTTGTCATCCTCGGAGCGGCAACA TGGTCCATCAAGTTGCACAGTGGCAGCAGCGAGTCTCTGCAGAAGTACAAACTCAACCTGACAACCATTGCTGTGCACCTGGATAAGCTCGCTGAACATGGAGAGGTCTACTGGGTCTTGCAAG ACCCAGTAAACGAGGAGGTGTTGAGTGAGAGCAGGAAAGTGATCACCAACTCACAGCTGGAGATGTACAATGACGCGGCGGTGGACGTGCTCAACAGCAGCAAACGCTACGGCAGGTCCCGAGTCAAGCTGTTGGCCGCGTCACGCCAGGCTGCACTGGAAACAATCTCCCAGTCAGTGGACGGCTTGCACCTGCCGGAGAGCACCAGGAATGTG GGAGCCATGGTCCTCATGAACTCTCTGTGCAACAAGATAATAAGACCCATTGACGGCTCCTGCTGCCAGACGTTGCCCCCCCCAAACCACCTCCAGAAACTGTCGGCATGTATCTTTGTGGGTTCTGCCCTGGTCCTTATCGTCCTCGCCATCCTCGGCAACAACCGCCACCGCCGACCAGTGCCCCCAGATGTGGAGAGCTTAGAGGAGAAGAAGCCAACGACTGCAGCTGTCCTTCAGGGACCAAAGGCACCACTCCAGGCCCTTTGCAGGATGGGCATCATCATGGCctatttttacatttgtgaCAGAGCGGATGTGTTCATGAAAGAGCAGAAGTTCTACACACACTCCTCGTTCTTCATCCCTCTCATCTATATACTTATCCTGGGAGTGTTCTACAATGAGAACACCAAAGAG ACCAAATTACTCAACCGAGAGCAAACAGATGAGTGGAAAGGCTGGATGCAGCTGGTCATTCTAATCTATCACATTTCTGGGGCCAGCGCT TTTGTTCCAGTGTACATGCATGTGCGGGTGCTGGTGGCAGCGTACCTTTTCCAGACTGGCTATGgacacttttcctttttttggctCAAAGGAGACTTTGGACTGTATCGAGTGTGCCAA GTGCTTTTCCGTCTAAACTTCCTGGTCTTGGTGCTGTGCATGGTGATGGACAGACCCTACCAGGCCTATTACTTTGTTCCTTTGGTCACCTTCTGGTTTGTCACCATCTACGCCACGCTGGCCATGTGGCCTCAGATCCTTCAGAAGAAGGCCAACA GCAGTGGCTTGTGGCACCTTGGGGTCTTGGCGAAATTACTTGGCCTCCTGCTAGTCATCTGCGTCTTTGCCTACTCACAG GGTTTCTTTGAGCGTGTCTTCTCTGTGTGGCCCATCTCCATGCTGTTTGAGCTGGACGGAAGCATCCACGAGTGGTGGTTCAGATGGAAGCTGGACCGATTT GCGGTGATCCACGGCATGTTATTTGCCTTCATCTATCTGGTGCTCCAGAAGCGCCAGGTGCTGTCGGAGGGCAAAGGAGAGGCCCTCTTCTCTGCCAAGATCTCAAACctgcttctcttcctctctgtcgtCTCCTTCATT ACTTACTCAATATGGGCAAGCAgctgcaaaaccaaaacagagtGCAACGAGATGCATCCTTTCATCTCTGTGgtccag ATTTTGGCCTTCATTCTCATCAGGAACATTCCTGGCTACGCCCGCTCTGTATATAGCTCATTCTTTGCATGGTTTGGAAAGATCTCCTTGGAG CTGTTCATATGTCAGTACCACATCTGGCTGGCAGCAGACACCAGGGGCATTTTAGTCCTGATCCCAGGAAACCCTTCACTTAACATCATGGTCAGCACCTTCATCTTTGTTTGTGTGGCTCATGAGATCTCCCTCATCACCAATGAACTGGCCCAGGTGGTCATCCCCAAAGACAGCATGGCCCTGCTGAAGAGACTTGGGGCCGCCGGACTCTTCGGTGTCCTTGTATTGCTGCTGGCCAGGAGCAGCCAGCCCACGCACGGCGCCTGA
- the sgce gene encoding epsilon-sarcoglycan isoform X2, translating to MMCTMSARAVAVWLGTVVTILSRSHADRNVYPSAGVLFVHVLEREYFKGEFPPYPKSGDAGNDPITFNTNLMGYPDRPGWLRYIQRTQHSDGVLYGSPTAEHVGKPSVIEITAYNRRTFETARHNLIINIMATEEFPLPYQAEFYIKNMNVEEMLASEVLGDFLGAVKNVWQPERLNAINITSALDRGGRVPLPINNLKEGVYVMVGADVPFSSCLREVESPHNQLRCSQEMEPAISCDKKFRAQFHIDWCKISLVDINKVAPVYITRPDPGTGILPEFGEYNPPSESLQGRNYFSDFLVTLAVPSAVALVLFFILGYTMCCRREGVEKRNMQTPDIQLVHHSSIQKSAKELRSMSKNREISWPLSTLPVFNPVSGEVVPPIHPDNYETTSMPLMQTQTNLQNQITIPQQRPSGDNYVMSTFRRLEVNGIPEERKVAEALNL from the exons TGGTCACCATCTTGTCAAGATCGCACGCAGACCGTAACGTCTACCCATCTGCAGGAGTGCTGTTTGTCCATGTTCTGGAGAGGGAGTATTTCAAAGGAGAGTTTCCTCCCTACCCAAAATCAG GCGATGCCGGCAACGACCCGATCACTTTCAACACCAACCTGATGGGCTACCCCGACAGGCCGGGCTGGCTGCGTTACATCCAGAGGACCCAGCACAGCGATGGAGTGCTCTACGGCTCCCCCACTGCAGAGCATGTTGGCAAGCCCTCCGTCATAGAG ATTACTGCCTATAACAGACGCACTTTCGAGACAGCACGGCACAACTTGATCATAAACATCATGGCCACAGAAG AGTTCCCTCTGCCCTACCAGGCGGAGTTTTATatcaaaaacatgaatgtgGAGGAGATGCTAGCCAGCGAGGTGCTGGGGGACTTCCTTGGAGCGGTAAAGAACGTATGGCAGCCTGAGCGCCTCAACGCTATCAACATCACCTCAGCTCTGGACCGTGGCGGCCGTGTGCCCCTGCCCATTAACAACCTTAAAGAAGG AGTGTACGTGATGGTCGGCGCCGATGTTCCCTTCTCTTCGTGCCTGCGGGAGGTGGAAAGCCCACATAACCAGCTGCGCTGCAGTCAGGAGATGGAGCCTGCCATCAGCTGTGACAAGAAGTTCAGAGCCCAGTTTCACATTGATTGGTGTAAGATCTCTCTG GTTGACATCAACAAAGTGGCCCCGGTATACATTACCCGTCCCGACCCAGGCACCGGGATCCTGCCTGAATTCGGGGAATACAACCCCCCCTCTGAGTCCCTGCAGGGCCGCAACTACTTTTCAGACTTCCTTGTCACACTGGCTGTTCCCTCCGCTGTGGCACTAgtcctcttcttcatcctcgGCTACACTATGTGCTGCCGGCGGGAAGGGGT ggaaaaaagaaacatgcaaacacCAGA CATCCAGCTGGTTCACCACAGCTCAATCCAGAAGTCCGCCAAGGAGCTGCGGAGCATGTCTAAGAACCGTGAGATTTCCTGGCCCCTCTCCACCCTGCCCGTCTTTAACCCGGTCAGTGGCGAGGTGGTGCCGCCCATCCACCCGGACAACTACGAGACCACCAGCATGCCCCTCATGCAGACACAGAC GAATCTGCAAAACCAGATTACGATACCACAGCAGCGGCCATCAG GAGATAATTATGTCATGTCAACATTTCGGAGGCTGGAG GTAAATGGTATTCCTGAGGAGAGGAAGGTGGCTGAAGCACTGAATTTGTGA
- the sgce gene encoding epsilon-sarcoglycan isoform X4 translates to MMCTMSARAVAVWLGTVVTILSRSHADRNVYPSAGVLFVHVLEREYFKGEFPPYPKSGDAGNDPITFNTNLMGYPDRPGWLRYIQRTQHSDGVLYGSPTAEHVGKPSVIEITAYNRRTFETARHNLIINIMATEEFPLPYQAEFYIKNMNVEEMLASEVLGDFLGAVKNVWQPERLNAINITSALDRGGRVPLPINNLKEGVYVMVGADVPFSSCLREVESPHNQLRCSQEMEPAISCDKKFRAQFHIDWCKISLVDINKVAPVYITRPDPGTGILPEFGEYNPPSESLQGRNYFSDFLVTLAVPSAVALVLFFILGYTMCCRREGVIQLVHHSSIQKSAKELRSMSKNREISWPLSTLPVFNPVSGEVVPPIHPDNYETTSMPLMQTQTNLQNQITIPQQRPSGDNYVMSTFRRLEVNGIPEERKVAEALNL, encoded by the exons TGGTCACCATCTTGTCAAGATCGCACGCAGACCGTAACGTCTACCCATCTGCAGGAGTGCTGTTTGTCCATGTTCTGGAGAGGGAGTATTTCAAAGGAGAGTTTCCTCCCTACCCAAAATCAG GCGATGCCGGCAACGACCCGATCACTTTCAACACCAACCTGATGGGCTACCCCGACAGGCCGGGCTGGCTGCGTTACATCCAGAGGACCCAGCACAGCGATGGAGTGCTCTACGGCTCCCCCACTGCAGAGCATGTTGGCAAGCCCTCCGTCATAGAG ATTACTGCCTATAACAGACGCACTTTCGAGACAGCACGGCACAACTTGATCATAAACATCATGGCCACAGAAG AGTTCCCTCTGCCCTACCAGGCGGAGTTTTATatcaaaaacatgaatgtgGAGGAGATGCTAGCCAGCGAGGTGCTGGGGGACTTCCTTGGAGCGGTAAAGAACGTATGGCAGCCTGAGCGCCTCAACGCTATCAACATCACCTCAGCTCTGGACCGTGGCGGCCGTGTGCCCCTGCCCATTAACAACCTTAAAGAAGG AGTGTACGTGATGGTCGGCGCCGATGTTCCCTTCTCTTCGTGCCTGCGGGAGGTGGAAAGCCCACATAACCAGCTGCGCTGCAGTCAGGAGATGGAGCCTGCCATCAGCTGTGACAAGAAGTTCAGAGCCCAGTTTCACATTGATTGGTGTAAGATCTCTCTG GTTGACATCAACAAAGTGGCCCCGGTATACATTACCCGTCCCGACCCAGGCACCGGGATCCTGCCTGAATTCGGGGAATACAACCCCCCCTCTGAGTCCCTGCAGGGCCGCAACTACTTTTCAGACTTCCTTGTCACACTGGCTGTTCCCTCCGCTGTGGCACTAgtcctcttcttcatcctcgGCTACACTATGTGCTGCCGGCGGGAAGGGGT CATCCAGCTGGTTCACCACAGCTCAATCCAGAAGTCCGCCAAGGAGCTGCGGAGCATGTCTAAGAACCGTGAGATTTCCTGGCCCCTCTCCACCCTGCCCGTCTTTAACCCGGTCAGTGGCGAGGTGGTGCCGCCCATCCACCCGGACAACTACGAGACCACCAGCATGCCCCTCATGCAGACACAGAC GAATCTGCAAAACCAGATTACGATACCACAGCAGCGGCCATCAG GAGATAATTATGTCATGTCAACATTTCGGAGGCTGGAG GTAAATGGTATTCCTGAGGAGAGGAAGGTGGCTGAAGCACTGAATTTGTGA
- the sgce gene encoding epsilon-sarcoglycan isoform X1, translating into MMCTMSARAVAVWLGTVVTILSRSHADRNVYPSAGVLFVHVLEREYFKGEFPPYPKSALSTGDAGNDPITFNTNLMGYPDRPGWLRYIQRTQHSDGVLYGSPTAEHVGKPSVIEITAYNRRTFETARHNLIINIMATEEFPLPYQAEFYIKNMNVEEMLASEVLGDFLGAVKNVWQPERLNAINITSALDRGGRVPLPINNLKEGVYVMVGADVPFSSCLREVESPHNQLRCSQEMEPAISCDKKFRAQFHIDWCKISLVDINKVAPVYITRPDPGTGILPEFGEYNPPSESLQGRNYFSDFLVTLAVPSAVALVLFFILGYTMCCRREGVEKRNMQTPDIQLVHHSSIQKSAKELRSMSKNREISWPLSTLPVFNPVSGEVVPPIHPDNYETTSMPLMQTQTNLQNQITIPQQRPSGDNYVMSTFRRLEVNGIPEERKVAEALNL; encoded by the exons TGGTCACCATCTTGTCAAGATCGCACGCAGACCGTAACGTCTACCCATCTGCAGGAGTGCTGTTTGTCCATGTTCTGGAGAGGGAGTATTTCAAAGGAGAGTTTCCTCCCTACCCAAAATCAG CTCTGTCTACAGGCGATGCCGGCAACGACCCGATCACTTTCAACACCAACCTGATGGGCTACCCCGACAGGCCGGGCTGGCTGCGTTACATCCAGAGGACCCAGCACAGCGATGGAGTGCTCTACGGCTCCCCCACTGCAGAGCATGTTGGCAAGCCCTCCGTCATAGAG ATTACTGCCTATAACAGACGCACTTTCGAGACAGCACGGCACAACTTGATCATAAACATCATGGCCACAGAAG AGTTCCCTCTGCCCTACCAGGCGGAGTTTTATatcaaaaacatgaatgtgGAGGAGATGCTAGCCAGCGAGGTGCTGGGGGACTTCCTTGGAGCGGTAAAGAACGTATGGCAGCCTGAGCGCCTCAACGCTATCAACATCACCTCAGCTCTGGACCGTGGCGGCCGTGTGCCCCTGCCCATTAACAACCTTAAAGAAGG AGTGTACGTGATGGTCGGCGCCGATGTTCCCTTCTCTTCGTGCCTGCGGGAGGTGGAAAGCCCACATAACCAGCTGCGCTGCAGTCAGGAGATGGAGCCTGCCATCAGCTGTGACAAGAAGTTCAGAGCCCAGTTTCACATTGATTGGTGTAAGATCTCTCTG GTTGACATCAACAAAGTGGCCCCGGTATACATTACCCGTCCCGACCCAGGCACCGGGATCCTGCCTGAATTCGGGGAATACAACCCCCCCTCTGAGTCCCTGCAGGGCCGCAACTACTTTTCAGACTTCCTTGTCACACTGGCTGTTCCCTCCGCTGTGGCACTAgtcctcttcttcatcctcgGCTACACTATGTGCTGCCGGCGGGAAGGGGT ggaaaaaagaaacatgcaaacacCAGA CATCCAGCTGGTTCACCACAGCTCAATCCAGAAGTCCGCCAAGGAGCTGCGGAGCATGTCTAAGAACCGTGAGATTTCCTGGCCCCTCTCCACCCTGCCCGTCTTTAACCCGGTCAGTGGCGAGGTGGTGCCGCCCATCCACCCGGACAACTACGAGACCACCAGCATGCCCCTCATGCAGACACAGAC GAATCTGCAAAACCAGATTACGATACCACAGCAGCGGCCATCAG GAGATAATTATGTCATGTCAACATTTCGGAGGCTGGAG GTAAATGGTATTCCTGAGGAGAGGAAGGTGGCTGAAGCACTGAATTTGTGA